The following proteins are encoded in a genomic region of Alphaproteobacteria bacterium:
- a CDS encoding AsnC family protein, translated as MKQWTAIDVVKRFESAVYTLKRLPPVRVMGYKTQWPAVMLTEAEKLQADKLPLRLGPPSAQAIAEMEETIQWIFFLDDEIDRRLIWLRAARVPWKPIAKRLGYCRTTLHYRYRVAVYMITVRLNSAQGGLPRV; from the coding sequence ATGAAACAGTGGACAGCGATTGACGTAGTGAAGCGTTTTGAAAGCGCGGTGTACACGCTGAAGCGCCTGCCGCCGGTGCGGGTGATGGGCTACAAAACACAGTGGCCAGCCGTCATGCTCACGGAGGCGGAGAAACTTCAGGCCGATAAGCTGCCGCTTCGCCTCGGACCACCTTCCGCGCAGGCGATTGCCGAGATGGAAGAAACCATCCAGTGGATTTTCTTCCTCGATGATGAAATCGACCGCCGCCTGATTTGGCTGCGTGCCGCCAGAGTGCCGTGGAAACCGATTGCCAAGCGTTTGGGCTACTGCCGTACCACGCTGCATTATCGCTATCGTGTGGCGGTTTATATGATCACCGTGCGCCTGAATTCAGCGCAGGGAGGGCTTCCCCGTGTTTGA
- a CDS encoding restriction endonuclease subunit S, giving the protein MSRIDDLIAEHCPDGVTNIKLGELLDYAQPTPYIVRSTEYDDSYSTPVLTAGDSFILGYTSEIDGIYQASKDAPVIIFDDFTTSFHWVEFNFKVKSSAMKMLTPKEGANFRYVYYAMKNIQYKPSSHARQWISTYSDFEIPNPHPRIQKEIVDILDAFTKLEAELEAELEARRQQYAYYRNSLLSFNEIGRNVERESCFVQWRSLGEIAMYSDTRINAISLDNKTYVGVDNLLQNRAGKTVSNYVPETGRLTCYEEGDILIGNIRPYLKKIWHSDQQGGTNGDVLVIRIKPEEKQNILPRYLYQILADDDFFHYAVKTSKGAKMPRGNKQMIMKYQVLVPSPEEQERIVAILDKFDALVNDIASGLPAEIAARRQQYEHYRNQLLTFQEAA; this is encoded by the coding sequence ATGAGCAGGATTGATGATCTGATTGCCGAGCATTGCCCAGATGGGGTGACGAATATCAAGTTGGGAGAGCTTTTAGACTATGCCCAGCCAACTCCGTATATTGTTAGATCGACAGAATATGATGATAGCTATTCAACGCCTGTATTAACGGCAGGCGATAGTTTTATACTTGGATATACCAGTGAGATTGATGGTATTTATCAAGCTAGCAAAGATGCGCCTGTTATTATTTTTGATGACTTCACCACCTCATTTCATTGGGTCGAGTTTAACTTCAAAGTTAAAAGTTCTGCCATGAAGATGCTTACCCCCAAAGAAGGTGCGAACTTTCGCTATGTGTATTATGCGATGAAGAACATACAATATAAACCTTCAAGCCATGCTCGTCAGTGGATCTCCACATATTCGGATTTTGAAATTCCCAATCCACACCCCAGAATTCAGAAAGAAATTGTTGACATCCTCGATGCGTTTACCAAGCTGGAAGCAGAGCTGGAAGCAGAGCTGGAAGCGCGTCGTCAGCAATATGCGTATTATCGCAACTCCCTCCTTTCATTCAATGAAATCGGCAGAAACGTAGAGAGAGAGAGCTGTTTCGTCCAATGGCGATCACTCGGAGAAATAGCTATGTATTCCGACACGCGTATTAATGCCATTTCCTTGGATAACAAAACCTACGTTGGAGTAGATAATCTGTTGCAAAATCGTGCAGGTAAAACCGTGTCAAATTATGTGCCGGAGACTGGCAGACTCACTTGCTATGAAGAAGGCGATATTCTTATTGGGAATATAAGGCCATATTTGAAAAAGATATGGCACTCTGATCAGCAAGGCGGAACTAACGGTGACGTTCTTGTTATCCGCATAAAACCTGAAGAAAAACAAAATATTCTGCCTCGCTATCTGTACCAGATTCTAGCAGATGATGACTTCTTCCATTATGCGGTCAAAACCTCCAAGGGCGCAAAGATGCCACGCGGGAACAAGCAAATGATCATGAAGTATCAAGTCCTCGTGCCATCTCCCGAAGAGCAGGAGCGCATCGTTGCTATTCTCGATAAGTTTGACGCGCTGGTGAATGATATTGCCAGCGGCTTGCCTGCCGAAATCGCTGCTCGCCGCCAACAGTACGAGCATTATCGCAATCAGCTTCTAACCTTTCAGGAGGCGGCGTAA
- the umuD gene encoding translesion error-prone DNA polymerase V autoproteolytic subunit has protein sequence MGDVCRFVQNRGYKVPLYSSRVPAGIPTPLEDHLDDTIDLNELMIKNPDCTYLVRVTGDSMIDAGIREDDVLVVDLGKTPEHRDIVIVSVDGELTVKRLYRQNGDIMLVPENPDYEPRLIKEGEELKVHGVVTFIIHPAS, from the coding sequence ATGGGGGATGTGTGTAGGTTTGTGCAAAACCGTGGCTACAAGGTGCCGCTCTATTCATCGCGTGTCCCGGCTGGCATCCCGACGCCGCTGGAGGATCATCTGGATGATACGATTGATCTCAACGAGCTGATGATCAAGAACCCGGATTGTACCTACCTTGTCCGCGTGACGGGTGACTCGATGATTGATGCAGGCATCCGCGAGGATGATGTGCTGGTGGTGGATTTAGGCAAAACGCCAGAGCATCGCGATATTGTGATCGTATCGGTGGACGGGGAACTGACCGTGAAGCGGCTCTATCGCCAAAATGGTGACATCATGCTGGTGCCGGAGAATCCCGACTATGAGCCGCGCCTGATTAAAGAAGGCGAAGAACTCAAGGTGCATGGGGTGGTAACATTCATCATCCACCCGGCGTCATAA
- a CDS encoding phage replisome organizer N-terminal domain-containing protein has product MTSIEWYRVYHGMPEDAKLKVIAKRSQQLMTHVVTVWLCVLDAASRHKTRGTVEVDSEQIAVVQDIDQKIVERILQTFREKGMINEQNRVTSWETRQYLSDKERAQKYRDGKKQDVTENHEASHGVTEHHAESPKNVKSAPDTENRKQITDSEDRTSDSRTDAEKDADKKTNSDKKIRARAEKREREREKQTTGGLKNQSGQILEQMLDIWNAEVQSKLTPGQNAKLTPKRKEQMTMRWLEDFQQDIRAWRYYCEIIGASEFCLGKIAGKNWTIDLSWAVESSDHVAKILEGGFSGGKHPAPPPACNDPLLQSGWDHVLACFTDKFGKAACKSWLSSTAVRGAEVRGDGACVIIICPNRFVREWLTTHYLPHLKLWWAEHSYQSHRITDVALVTREVQP; this is encoded by the coding sequence ATGACATCCATCGAATGGTACAGGGTGTATCACGGTATGCCGGAAGACGCCAAACTCAAGGTGATTGCCAAGCGCAGCCAACAGCTGATGACGCATGTTGTGACGGTGTGGCTATGCGTGCTGGATGCCGCCTCGCGCCACAAAACACGCGGCACGGTGGAAGTGGATTCCGAGCAGATCGCGGTGGTGCAGGACATTGACCAGAAGATCGTGGAGCGGATTCTGCAAACCTTCCGCGAAAAGGGCATGATCAACGAGCAGAACCGCGTCACCAGCTGGGAAACGCGCCAGTATCTCAGCGACAAGGAACGCGCCCAGAAATACCGCGACGGGAAAAAGCAGGACGTCACGGAGAATCACGAAGCGTCACACGGCGTCACGGAGCATCACGCCGAATCACCAAAAAACGTGAAATCCGCACCAGATACAGAGAACAGAAAGCAGATTACAGATTCAGAGGACAGAACTTCAGATTCCAGAACAGATGCAGAGAAAGACGCAGATAAAAAAACAAATTCAGATAAAAAAATCAGAGCGAGAGCAGAAAAGAGAGAGCGCGAGAGAGAAAAACAGACAACCGGTGGATTAAAAAACCAGAGTGGGCAGATCCTAGAGCAGATGCTCGACATCTGGAACGCAGAAGTGCAGAGCAAGCTCACACCGGGGCAGAATGCAAAGCTAACGCCAAAGCGCAAAGAGCAGATGACCATGCGGTGGCTGGAAGATTTCCAGCAAGACATCAGAGCATGGCGCTACTACTGCGAGATCATAGGCGCTTCAGAGTTTTGCCTCGGCAAGATTGCAGGCAAGAACTGGACGATTGATCTCAGCTGGGCAGTGGAATCCAGCGATCATGTGGCCAAGATTCTGGAAGGCGGCTTCTCCGGCGGCAAGCACCCGGCACCGCCACCGGCCTGCAATGATCCGCTGTTGCAATCAGGCTGGGATCATGTGCTGGCCTGCTTCACCGACAAATTCGGTAAGGCAGCCTGCAAAAGCTGGCTATCCAGCACCGCCGTGCGCGGCGCGGAAGTCCGGGGCGATGGCGCCTGCGTAATCATCATTTGCCCGAACCGCTTTGTGCGCGAATGGCTCACCACGCACTACCTGCCGCACCTGAAACTCTGGTGGGCGGAGCATAGCTATCAATCACACCGGATTACGGACGTGGCGCTGGTCACGCGGGAGGTGCAGCCATGA
- a CDS encoding helix-turn-helix domain-containing protein: MNTDIMTIDEVADYLKLKLKTAYHLAAKGDIPGFKVGGSWRFRRSEIEKWIKRQEAGKRESK, from the coding sequence ATGAACACGGACATAATGACAATCGATGAGGTGGCGGACTACCTCAAACTGAAACTGAAAACCGCCTATCACCTCGCGGCAAAGGGTGACATCCCCGGCTTCAAAGTCGGTGGATCATGGCGTTTTCGTCGCAGCGAGATTGAAAAGTGGATTAAACGGCAAGAAGCCGGAAAAAGGGAGAGCAAATAA
- a CDS encoding type I restriction-modification system subunit M — MADTKKEQERSALHSTIWRIANDLRGSVDGWDFKQYVLGILFYRFISENLSSYVNEKQRQVGERNFDYAALNDTDAEHGRESILEEKGFFVHPSELFENVRKNAAADANLNETLEKVFKNIEASAQGTDSESDMKGLFDDIDVNSNKLGATVVRRNEKLVKLLNAIGELPIGNYGDNSIDIFGDAYEYLMTMYAANAGKSGGEFFTPQEVSELLARITVVGKTEVNKVYDPACGSGSLLLKFAKVLGKENVRNGFYGQEINITTYNLCRINMFLHDINYEQFDVAHGDTLTDPHHWDDEPFEAIVSNPPYSIKWDGDANPLMINDDRFTPAGVLAPKSKADLAFVMHALSWLATNGTAAIVSFPGAMYRGGAEQKIRKYLVDNNYVDAVIQLPADLFFGTTIATCILVMKKNKSDSKVLFIDATAEFVRGSAKNKLNDDHMKRILDCYANRSTEEYYSRLVDHKEIEAKDYNIGVGTYVAAEDKRKIVNIIELNARIETIVARQNELRTQIDAIVADLEGDAA, encoded by the coding sequence ATGGCTGACACAAAAAAAGAACAGGAACGCTCAGCGTTACACTCCACCATTTGGCGAATTGCCAATGACCTTCGCGGCAGCGTCGATGGCTGGGACTTCAAGCAATATGTATTGGGCATCCTCTTTTACCGCTTCATCTCGGAGAATCTGAGTTCTTACGTTAATGAAAAACAAAGGCAGGTCGGAGAACGCAACTTTGATTATGCGGCTCTAAACGACACCGATGCAGAGCATGGCAGGGAATCGATTCTCGAAGAAAAAGGCTTCTTCGTTCACCCAAGTGAATTGTTTGAGAATGTTCGGAAAAATGCAGCCGCCGATGCCAACTTGAACGAAACACTTGAGAAAGTGTTCAAAAATATCGAGGCCTCTGCCCAAGGAACCGACAGCGAAAGCGACATGAAGGGGCTGTTTGACGACATTGATGTGAACAGCAATAAACTTGGCGCAACAGTAGTAAGGCGCAATGAAAAACTGGTTAAACTGCTCAATGCTATTGGCGAGCTGCCGATTGGCAATTATGGCGATAACTCAATCGATATATTTGGCGATGCGTATGAATATCTGATGACCATGTACGCGGCCAACGCTGGGAAATCCGGTGGCGAGTTCTTCACACCACAAGAAGTCTCCGAGCTTCTCGCACGCATTACCGTGGTAGGAAAAACAGAGGTCAACAAAGTGTATGATCCTGCATGCGGCTCTGGCTCACTGCTGCTGAAGTTTGCCAAAGTGCTGGGCAAAGAAAACGTGCGTAATGGCTTCTATGGTCAGGAAATCAATATCACGACCTATAACCTTTGCCGCATCAACATGTTTTTGCACGACATCAACTACGAGCAATTTGATGTTGCCCATGGTGACACACTCACCGACCCCCACCACTGGGATGATGAACCATTTGAAGCCATCGTTTCTAATCCGCCATACTCGATCAAATGGGATGGTGACGCAAACCCACTGATGATTAACGATGATCGTTTCACGCCAGCGGGTGTTCTTGCGCCAAAATCAAAAGCTGATCTGGCGTTTGTGATGCACGCCCTTTCATGGCTGGCAACCAACGGTACAGCGGCCATCGTTTCTTTCCCCGGCGCGATGTATCGCGGCGGAGCAGAACAGAAAATCAGGAAGTATCTGGTTGATAATAACTACGTCGATGCTGTGATTCAGCTTCCAGCAGATTTATTTTTCGGAACAACTATTGCCACCTGCATTTTGGTGATGAAGAAAAATAAATCCGACAGCAAGGTTCTGTTCATTGATGCAACAGCTGAGTTTGTGCGCGGTTCAGCAAAAAATAAGCTGAATGACGATCACATGAAGCGTATTCTGGATTGCTACGCCAACCGTTCCACGGAGGAATACTACTCTCGCCTTGTCGATCATAAAGAAATCGAAGCGAAAGATTATAATATTGGCGTTGGCACCTACGTTGCAGCGGAAGACAAGCGAAAAATTGTCAACATTATAGAGCTTAACGCACGCATTGAAACAATCGTTGCCCGTCAGAACGAGCTTCGCACGCAGATTGATGCCATTGTCGCTGATTTAGAGGGAGATGCCGCATGA